One stretch of Deltaproteobacteria bacterium DNA includes these proteins:
- a CDS encoding DUF885 domain-containing protein, which yields MRSSMRCAVALVLASCAGASPSPVSPKSTSYDDLVALFADWRTFQKPRVIDGVPDYRQAAMAAQHDALAEYRKKLAAIDPAAWPVARQVDYHLLRAEMNGLDFDHRVLQPWARNPAFYVTVVGDESDQPAREGPFVLGTVGLWEWRFPLSADQGDELARRLSPIPGLLKQARGNLTGSGRDLWNFGIRALEQQRGLLGELRGKAGSHTGLAAAIARAETATAELIDWLKAEAPSKTGPSGVGVREYDWYLINVQLLPYTWAEELALMQRELWRARSALAMEEHRNRELPAQSPVASDGEHQRRFAAAVSEYMSFLARNDILTVQPYMDAALRARTGQYTPRRPLEFFTEVDYRDPVLMRTHGYHWFDLARMRHDPHPSPIRRGALLYNIFDTRTEGLATAMEELMMHAGLCDTRPRSRELVYILLAQRAARAIGELRMHANQMSVDEAARFASEQTPRGWLRLDGKTVWFEQHLYLQQPAYGTSYLIGKIEIDRLLAARARALGNAFTLRRFMDELDAVGLIPISLVGWELTGSNDRVPGVGWSLRAGIH from the coding sequence ATGCGAAGCTCCATGCGATGTGCGGTTGCGCTCGTGCTCGCGTCCTGTGCAGGCGCAAGTCCGTCGCCTGTGTCGCCGAAGAGCACGAGCTACGACGACCTGGTCGCCCTCTTCGCCGATTGGCGCACGTTCCAGAAGCCGCGGGTCATCGACGGCGTGCCCGACTACAGGCAGGCGGCGATGGCGGCGCAGCACGACGCCCTCGCGGAATACCGGAAGAAGCTTGCGGCGATCGACCCGGCAGCATGGCCCGTGGCACGACAAGTGGACTACCACCTCCTGCGCGCCGAGATGAACGGGCTCGACTTCGATCACCGCGTCCTCCAGCCGTGGGCGAGAAATCCCGCCTTCTACGTGACGGTGGTGGGCGACGAGAGCGATCAGCCCGCGCGCGAGGGTCCCTTCGTGTTGGGGACGGTAGGGCTTTGGGAATGGAGGTTTCCGCTCTCCGCGGACCAGGGCGACGAGCTGGCGCGTCGTCTGTCACCCATCCCGGGTCTGCTGAAGCAAGCCCGCGGTAACCTCACCGGCAGCGGGCGCGACCTGTGGAACTTCGGCATCCGCGCCCTCGAGCAACAGCGCGGCTTGCTCGGGGAGCTGCGCGGCAAGGCGGGTTCTCATACGGGCCTCGCCGCTGCCATCGCCCGAGCGGAAACCGCGACTGCCGAGCTGATCGACTGGCTGAAGGCGGAAGCGCCGTCGAAGACGGGGCCATCGGGCGTCGGTGTTCGCGAGTACGACTGGTACCTGATCAACGTGCAGCTCCTTCCGTACACTTGGGCCGAGGAGCTCGCGCTGATGCAGCGCGAGTTGTGGCGGGCCAGGTCCGCGCTGGCCATGGAGGAGCATCGGAACCGCGAGCTGCCCGCGCAGTCGCCCGTCGCCAGCGACGGGGAGCACCAGCGACGCTTTGCCGCCGCCGTCAGCGAGTACATGTCGTTCCTCGCGCGGAACGACATCCTCACCGTGCAGCCCTACATGGATGCGGCGCTGCGCGCCCGGACCGGGCAGTACACGCCGCGGCGGCCGCTCGAGTTCTTCACCGAGGTCGACTACCGGGATCCGGTGCTGATGCGCACGCACGGCTACCACTGGTTCGACCTGGCGAGGATGCGTCACGATCCGCATCCGAGCCCCATCCGGCGTGGCGCGCTGCTCTACAACATCTTCGATACCCGTACGGAGGGCCTGGCGACCGCGATGGAAGAGCTGATGATGCACGCCGGTCTCTGCGACACTCGGCCGCGCTCGCGGGAGCTCGTCTACATCCTGCTCGCGCAAAGGGCGGCGCGAGCCATCGGCGAACTGCGCATGCACGCCAACCAGATGTCCGTCGACGAGGCGGCGCGATTCGCCTCCGAGCAGACGCCGCGCGGCTGGCTGCGGCTGGACGGCAAGACGGTCTGGTTCGAGCAGCATCTGTATCTGCAGCAGCCGGCATACGGAACGAGCTACCTGATCGGAAAGATCGAGATCGATCGGCTGCTCGCGGCGCGCGCCCGCGCCTTGGGGAATGCGTTCACCCTCCGCCGGTTCATGGACGAGCTGGACGCGGTTGGCCTGATCCCGATTTCGCTGGTTGGCTGGGAGCTCACCGGCTCGAACGACCGCGTACCCGGTGTCGGATGGAGCCTGCGCGCGGGCATCCACTGA
- a CDS encoding aminotransferase class V-fold PLP-dependent enzyme has translation MHLAGFYISSHPVPVRAAIDAWRQALDENPFLVVERGMFETEAENLQRKVREDIAAYLGGRQEEIALTPNTTTGLALVYHGLPLKPGDEVLVTTHDHFSHHEAIRFATERNGASVRKFALFDEASTATAGTIVARVREAIRPATRVLGITWVHSSTGMRLPVRQIADALREVNRQRAENERVVLVVDGVHGLGAADETVAALGCDFFSAGAHKWIFGPRGTGIVWARAESWARLKPMIPSFSDLEPYRAWMDDRAPATPNNASRATPGGFLAYEHQWAMGAAFRMHQQIGRARVAARIRELNGRCKAALAEIRGVKLHTPLDPELSAGICCFEVQGMSPDAVVKALLARRIVASTSPYKVSYARLSASLFNTPKEVDTAVAAVRTLVAA, from the coding sequence GTGCACCTGGCCGGCTTCTACATCTCCTCGCACCCAGTGCCGGTGCGCGCGGCCATCGACGCCTGGCGGCAAGCGCTCGACGAGAATCCGTTCCTCGTCGTGGAGCGCGGGATGTTCGAGACGGAGGCCGAGAACCTGCAACGCAAGGTCCGCGAGGACATCGCGGCGTACCTCGGCGGCCGCCAGGAAGAGATTGCGCTGACCCCCAACACCACCACCGGGCTTGCGCTCGTCTATCACGGCCTCCCGCTGAAGCCGGGCGACGAGGTTCTGGTGACGACGCACGACCATTTCTCTCACCACGAGGCCATTCGCTTCGCCACGGAGAGAAACGGCGCGTCGGTCCGGAAGTTCGCCCTGTTCGACGAGGCGTCGACTGCCACTGCGGGGACCATCGTCGCGCGCGTTCGCGAGGCCATCCGGCCTGCCACCCGGGTCCTGGGCATCACCTGGGTGCACTCGAGCACCGGCATGCGGCTTCCCGTGCGGCAGATCGCCGACGCGCTGCGGGAAGTGAACCGGCAGCGCGCTGAGAACGAGCGCGTGGTTCTCGTCGTAGACGGCGTGCACGGGCTTGGGGCCGCGGACGAGACCGTCGCCGCGTTGGGTTGCGACTTCTTCTCCGCCGGCGCGCACAAGTGGATCTTTGGTCCACGCGGTACTGGCATCGTCTGGGCGCGCGCGGAGAGCTGGGCGCGGCTCAAGCCGATGATTCCGTCCTTCTCCGATCTCGAGCCGTACAGGGCCTGGATGGACGATCGGGCGCCTGCCACTCCCAACAATGCCAGCCGCGCGACCCCCGGCGGCTTCCTCGCGTACGAGCACCAGTGGGCCATGGGCGCAGCGTTCCGGATGCACCAGCAGATCGGCCGCGCGCGGGTCGCCGCGCGCATCCGGGAGCTGAATGGGCGCTGCAAGGCGGCGCTCGCGGAGATCCGCGGCGTGAAGCTGCACACGCCGCTCGATCCGGAGCTGTCGGCCGGCATCTGCTGCTTCGAGGTGCAGGGGATGTCGCCTGACGCGGTGGTAAAGGCGCTGCTCGCGCGCAGGATCGTCGCCAGCACCAGCCCGTACAAGGTGAGTTACGCCCGGTTGTCCGCGAGCCTGTTCAATACGCCCAAAGAGGTGGACACCGCGGTAGCCGCGGTGCGCACGCTCGTGGCCGCATAG
- the lon gene encoding endopeptidase La — translation MSEKGKVVTPAAPGLINKEDIPAVLPILPLRNSVFFPGGVLPLAVGRQKTIALIKDAVRDDQVIGVVTQRKAEEEDPGAEDLHKMGTVARIVKLLKMGEDNYSLVVQGLARFRVVELVQEHPYLKARIEPVDDKAPIDEVEIEALGINLKKLAREVIEMMPELPAAATELVESITQPGHLADLIAANVDVPIEEKQQVLETVDLKERMKLVLELLNRKREILKLSSKIDSQVKGEMSKTQREYYLRQQLKAIKEELGELGEEEEELDELGERLKKIGLPPEVEKVANKELNRLKSIPTASSEYTVARTYLEWIADLPWSKKTEDNLDVENAKGVLQKDHYSLEKVKKRILEYLAVRKLKNDMKGPILCLVGPPGVGKTSLGQSIARATNRKFVRLSLGGVRDEAEIRGHRRTYVGALPGRIIQSMKKAATVNPVMMLDEIDKLGADFRGDPSAALLEVLDPEQNNSFSDHYLDVPYDLSKIMFIATANQLDPIPPPLRDRMEVIELPGYTFDEKIHIARNHLIPKQVREHGLSIENIEIADGALAKLIGGYTREAGVRTLERTIADVCRAVAVDVAKGSSAKRTIEAEDLEIILGPEKHYSETAERTELPGVATGLAWTAAGGDLLFIEATRMQGKGGITLTGQLGDVMKESCQAALSYTRNRAQKLGIDPRFLEKNDIHIHFPAGAIPKDGPSAGVTIFTALTSLLTGVRVRGDVAMTGEATLRGLVLPVGGIKEKVLAAHRAGIKRIILPERNKKDLIDVPEQAKKEMEFIFAHSMDDVLRSALEEDPFLKAEKNPPPPEQPQAGEPKPPEPQAHA, via the coding sequence ATGTCCGAGAAAGGCAAAGTCGTCACCCCGGCAGCCCCGGGCCTGATCAACAAGGAGGACATCCCGGCGGTCCTCCCCATCCTGCCGCTGCGAAACAGCGTGTTCTTCCCCGGCGGAGTGCTCCCGCTGGCCGTGGGCCGGCAGAAGACCATCGCCTTGATCAAGGATGCCGTTCGCGACGACCAGGTGATCGGCGTCGTCACCCAGCGCAAGGCGGAGGAGGAAGATCCCGGCGCCGAGGACCTCCACAAGATGGGGACGGTGGCCCGGATCGTGAAATTGCTCAAGATGGGCGAGGACAACTACTCGCTCGTCGTCCAGGGCCTCGCGCGCTTCCGCGTAGTGGAGCTCGTGCAGGAGCATCCTTACCTCAAGGCGCGGATCGAGCCGGTGGACGACAAGGCGCCCATCGACGAGGTGGAGATCGAGGCGCTGGGCATCAATCTAAAGAAGCTCGCCCGCGAAGTGATCGAGATGATGCCTGAGCTCCCGGCCGCTGCCACCGAGCTCGTCGAGTCGATCACGCAGCCCGGTCACCTTGCCGATCTGATCGCCGCCAACGTCGACGTGCCCATCGAGGAGAAGCAGCAGGTATTAGAAACCGTGGATCTCAAGGAGCGGATGAAGCTCGTCTTGGAGCTCCTCAATCGGAAGCGAGAAATTCTCAAACTCAGCTCGAAGATCGACTCGCAGGTCAAGGGCGAGATGTCCAAGACCCAGCGCGAGTACTACCTTCGCCAGCAGCTCAAGGCGATCAAGGAGGAGCTGGGTGAGCTGGGCGAGGAGGAGGAGGAGCTCGACGAGCTGGGCGAGCGCCTGAAGAAGATCGGGCTTCCTCCGGAGGTGGAGAAGGTTGCCAACAAGGAGTTGAACCGGCTCAAGAGCATCCCCACCGCCAGCTCCGAGTACACCGTCGCCCGCACCTACCTGGAGTGGATCGCCGATCTGCCCTGGTCGAAGAAGACGGAGGACAATCTCGACGTCGAGAACGCCAAGGGCGTGCTGCAAAAGGACCACTACAGCCTCGAGAAGGTGAAGAAGCGCATTCTCGAGTATCTGGCGGTCCGCAAGCTGAAGAACGACATGAAGGGCCCCATCCTCTGCCTGGTCGGACCTCCCGGCGTGGGCAAGACGTCGTTGGGCCAGTCCATCGCTCGCGCCACCAACCGCAAGTTCGTGCGGCTCTCGCTGGGCGGCGTCCGCGACGAGGCCGAGATCCGCGGGCATCGCCGCACCTACGTCGGCGCGCTCCCTGGGCGGATCATCCAGTCGATGAAGAAGGCGGCCACCGTCAATCCCGTGATGATGCTCGACGAGATCGACAAGCTGGGCGCCGACTTCCGCGGCGACCCGAGCGCCGCGCTGCTCGAGGTGCTGGACCCGGAGCAGAACAACAGCTTCTCCGACCACTACCTCGACGTGCCGTACGATCTCTCGAAGATCATGTTCATCGCCACGGCGAACCAGCTCGACCCCATCCCGCCGCCGCTGCGCGACCGCATGGAGGTCATCGAGCTGCCCGGCTACACCTTCGACGAGAAAATCCACATCGCGCGCAACCACCTGATCCCGAAGCAGGTCCGGGAACACGGCCTGTCCATCGAGAACATCGAGATAGCCGACGGCGCGCTGGCGAAGCTCATTGGCGGCTACACGCGAGAGGCGGGCGTGCGCACCCTCGAGCGGACCATCGCGGACGTCTGCCGCGCCGTCGCCGTCGACGTCGCGAAGGGCTCCTCCGCGAAGCGGACCATCGAAGCCGAGGACCTGGAGATCATCCTCGGGCCGGAGAAGCACTACTCGGAGACGGCGGAGCGCACCGAGCTCCCGGGGGTGGCCACCGGACTCGCGTGGACCGCCGCCGGAGGCGACCTGCTCTTCATCGAGGCCACGCGCATGCAGGGCAAGGGCGGCATCACGCTCACCGGTCAGCTCGGCGACGTGATGAAGGAGTCATGCCAGGCGGCGCTCAGCTATACGCGGAACAGGGCGCAGAAGCTCGGCATCGACCCGCGTTTCCTGGAGAAGAACGACATCCACATCCACTTCCCGGCTGGTGCCATTCCCAAGGACGGTCCTTCGGCGGGCGTGACGATCTTCACCGCGCTGACTTCCTTGCTCACCGGGGTCCGGGTCCGTGGCGACGTGGCGATGACCGGCGAGGCAACCCTGCGCGGGCTGGTCCTGCCGGTCGGCGGCATCAAGGAGAAGGTCCTCGCAGCGCACCGGGCAGGCATCAAGCGGATCATCCTTCCCGAGCGCAACAAGAAGGACCTGATCGACGTCCCCGAGCAGGCCAAGAAGGAGATGGAGTTCATCTTCGCCCACTCGATGGACGACGTCCTGCGGTCGGCGCTGGAGGAGGATCCCTTCTTGAAGGCGGAGAAGAACCCTCCGCCACCGGAGCAACCACAGGCCGGGGAGCCGAAGCCACCGGAACCTCAAGCGCACGCCTGA
- a CDS encoding NAD(P)-dependent oxidoreductase, with translation MRRDLARAAAPSGLRSEHIGPERAREVYELQVRRPHCTYEFFHRLIGLRRRARRDRSAPVRAVLVTGAAGLIGSHLCEAFAQEGWEVRALDRPGSDFTAARAAGALVGEAELSQADGALAAAELAGKVRLIAHAAFPAANDVPVALASARAAMAAALQAGAPLLLLSSTTVYGRPRNLPCEEGEVKLPVDRHGETRWAVEREAFLWRRTRGLKLVVLRPALTYGPRQRRGLAVVLAIAALAAKAGRSLWVPRRGPVVHTVHAQDVAQAALLVGAEAKDLDGRAFNVADDAPLPLEELARAVLQAAGAREAGRLPYSPRPARMGLWFAKHLPDWVLWGPLNRRIARGWRLAFDGQPPVAPPRLEPSLLEQLSADRWYDTQRLRALGFAPRFPSAVDGLQQLALESRTHGLLPAGQPLLAP, from the coding sequence GTGCGTCGAGACCTTGCACGTGCGGCGGCTCCCTCTGGGTTGAGGAGTGAGCATATCGGGCCGGAGCGCGCCCGCGAAGTGTACGAATTGCAGGTCCGCCGCCCACACTGTACGTATGAATTTTTCCATCGACTCATCGGGTTGCGGCGTCGCGCGCGCCGTGACAGATCGGCGCCTGTGCGCGCAGTCCTCGTCACCGGCGCCGCCGGGCTGATCGGTTCGCACCTGTGCGAGGCATTCGCACAGGAGGGGTGGGAGGTGCGCGCGCTCGACCGCCCTGGGAGCGACTTCACCGCCGCGCGGGCGGCTGGCGCCCTCGTCGGCGAAGCGGAGTTGTCGCAGGCGGATGGGGCCCTCGCCGCGGCGGAGCTGGCGGGCAAGGTGCGGCTGATCGCGCATGCCGCGTTCCCCGCGGCAAATGACGTGCCGGTAGCGTTGGCCTCGGCGCGGGCAGCGATGGCCGCCGCGCTGCAGGCCGGCGCGCCGCTTCTGCTGCTCTCCAGCACGACGGTGTACGGCCGCCCTCGCAACCTTCCCTGCGAGGAGGGCGAGGTGAAGCTGCCCGTGGATCGCCACGGAGAGACGCGCTGGGCGGTGGAGCGGGAAGCGTTTCTCTGGCGCCGCACCCGAGGGCTGAAGCTGGTAGTGCTGCGGCCGGCGCTCACCTATGGTCCGCGGCAGCGCCGGGGCCTGGCAGTGGTTCTCGCCATCGCCGCGCTGGCCGCGAAGGCTGGACGTTCGCTCTGGGTGCCGCGGCGCGGGCCGGTGGTGCATACGGTGCACGCGCAGGACGTGGCGCAGGCGGCGCTGCTCGTCGGTGCTGAGGCGAAGGATCTCGACGGCCGCGCCTTCAACGTCGCCGACGACGCGCCGCTGCCCCTGGAGGAGCTCGCCCGCGCGGTTCTGCAGGCGGCAGGAGCGCGAGAAGCGGGCAGGCTTCCCTACTCCCCGCGCCCTGCACGGATGGGTCTGTGGTTCGCGAAGCACCTTCCCGACTGGGTCTTGTGGGGTCCGCTGAACCGGCGCATCGCCCGGGGATGGCGTCTGGCTTTCGACGGCCAGCCGCCCGTCGCTCCGCCGCGGCTGGAGCCGAGCCTGCTCGAGCAGCTCTCGGCGGATCGCTGGTACGACACGCAGCGTCTGCGCGCGCTGGGATTCGCACCCCGCTTCCCCAGCGCCGTCGACGGGCTGCAGCAGCTCGCCCTGGAGAGCAGGACGCACGGGCTCCTTCCCGCGGGGCAGCCATTGCTCGCGCCCTGA
- a CDS encoding DUF3047 domain-containing protein: MAILPTIAAALLLAPIQQSDGARQFRAVPLDVHAFKVLGQEYDPENPHKPEATYYQTIEDPKQSFIHGEYLPPKPTVTLFCDVPDELHHGVRRMTWRWRAQVLPRKGNECAAGLGDSAAAVYVTWKRGMRWYSLKFIWSSEAPLGATCNRMRNPFVASDSIVLRTGMVSAGWVEETIDPEELFRQHFTNGDPRSEVPELQGIGLMSDGDQTGSISAADYAGFVLYK; the protein is encoded by the coding sequence ATGGCGATTCTCCCGACAATTGCGGCCGCGCTTCTGCTCGCCCCGATCCAGCAGTCAGATGGCGCCCGCCAGTTCCGCGCCGTGCCGCTGGACGTGCATGCCTTCAAGGTCCTCGGCCAGGAGTACGACCCGGAGAATCCGCACAAGCCGGAAGCCACCTACTACCAGACCATCGAGGATCCCAAGCAGAGCTTCATCCACGGCGAGTACCTGCCACCCAAGCCGACCGTGACGCTCTTCTGCGACGTGCCCGACGAGTTGCACCACGGCGTGCGACGCATGACGTGGCGCTGGCGGGCGCAGGTACTGCCCCGCAAGGGGAACGAATGCGCGGCCGGCCTCGGGGATTCGGCGGCCGCCGTCTACGTCACCTGGAAGCGGGGCATGCGCTGGTACTCCCTGAAGTTCATCTGGAGCAGCGAGGCGCCGCTCGGCGCCACGTGCAACCGGATGCGGAATCCGTTCGTCGCCTCCGACAGCATCGTGCTGCGTACGGGCATGGTGAGCGCCGGCTGGGTGGAGGAGACGATCGATCCGGAAGAGCTCTTCCGGCAGCATTTCACGAACGGCGACCCCCGCAGCGAGGTGCCGGAGTTGCAGGGCATCGGCCTGATGAGCGATGGCGATCAGACGGGCAGCATCAGCGCCGCCGACTACGCCGGGTTCGTCCTCTACAAGTAA
- a CDS encoding GGDEF domain-containing protein, whose protein sequence is MQGLDALLIERSPDFLVILDAEMRVVRASAGLRSAVPLVAAGEDFLRSLDDASQARLRQSLSLHHDATFSLSLELVHRGRERLISTTYRFFAVERPYLAAVGRESATSSELVDQVDVLRRRYHESVSQLASLTGRLRELAMIDSLTGVLNRRAFLDHADGEWVRHRRHNHALACAMIDVDGFKNINDTFGHAAGDAVLQHIGALVRATLRASDLPARLGGDEFIALMPETNLDGARATAERLLSRVAARPLTVLDQNFATTLSIGVASADGCDTLEELMAQADRAMYRAKKEGRARVCTALPAAPPAKAGGT, encoded by the coding sequence GTGCAAGGTCTCGACGCACTCCTGATCGAGAGGTCGCCGGATTTCCTCGTGATCCTCGACGCGGAGATGCGTGTCGTGAGAGCGAGCGCCGGCCTCCGCTCCGCCGTTCCGCTGGTGGCCGCGGGGGAGGACTTCCTTCGCTCGCTCGACGATGCTTCGCAGGCGCGGCTGCGCCAGTCGCTCTCGCTGCACCACGATGCGACGTTTTCGCTCTCGCTCGAGCTCGTCCACCGCGGGCGGGAGAGGCTGATCAGCACGACGTACCGGTTCTTCGCCGTCGAGCGGCCGTACCTCGCGGCAGTGGGGCGCGAGTCGGCGACTTCCTCGGAGCTGGTCGATCAGGTCGACGTGCTGCGCCGCAGGTATCACGAGTCGGTCTCGCAGCTCGCGTCGCTGACGGGGAGGCTGCGGGAGCTGGCGATGATCGATTCGCTCACGGGCGTGCTGAATCGGCGCGCGTTCCTCGATCACGCCGACGGCGAATGGGTCCGCCACCGCAGGCACAACCACGCGCTCGCCTGCGCGATGATCGACGTGGACGGCTTCAAGAACATCAACGACACGTTCGGACACGCGGCGGGCGATGCAGTGTTGCAGCACATCGGCGCGCTGGTGCGCGCGACGCTACGGGCGAGCGATCTGCCGGCGCGGTTGGGGGGAGATGAGTTCATTGCGTTGATGCCGGAGACGAATCTCGATGGAGCGCGCGCCACGGCGGAACGGTTGCTCAGTCGCGTCGCGGCGCGGCCGCTCACGGTGCTGGATCAGAACTTTGCCACCACGCTTTCGATCGGCGTGGCGAGCGCGGACGGATGCGACACGCTCGAGGAATTGATGGCGCAGGCGGACCGGGCGATGTACCGGGCGAAGAAAGAGGGTCGGGCGCGCGTGTGCACAGCACTGCCGGCAGCGCCACCGGCGAAAGCCGGCGGAACCTAG
- a CDS encoding long-chain fatty acid--CoA ligase — MQKQRSELANIQSVAQLFRQRAGTDAQRTAARRKVAGRWLDVSWTQLARESEETAWGLISLGVRKGEMVSILAGTRVEWTVADLGTALSGAIAVPIYQSNTPEECQFILENAGVVVVFVEDQKQLAKVRQQRSRLPKIHHVVVIEGHGEGDWALSLEQLQARGREHKARVPGELDQRLQSQHRDDLATILYTSGTTGVPKGVMITNDNMLFAAEVVVGTGLLTREDSHLLFLPFAHSFAQIIKAAWLGSGLTMIYAESVDKLVDNASETSPTILSAVPRVYEKAFNSVVAGGMANPGLQGALFRMAMREFEQYAKAKAKGEPYNSLAFTLAKKLVFPKVKDKLSKRFGGRITKFVSGGAPLAKKIAYFFDLLGFHILEGYGLTETIAVTSVNLPGQNKLGTVGRPLPAVEVKIAEDGEILMRGRNIMRGYLGLPEATAEVIDKEGFFRTGDIGDMDSDGYLKITDRKKDLIKTSGGKYIAPQALEGALKTGSELISQVVVIGDRRKYVSVLVTVAEPEAKKLTGAASYADATRSPLLRQRIQEAIDRVNATVPSYETIKRFTILDRDFTQETGELTPTMKVKRKAATQKFKKEIDAMYDGESVD, encoded by the coding sequence ATGCAGAAGCAGCGCAGCGAGCTCGCCAACATCCAGTCGGTCGCACAGCTCTTCCGCCAACGCGCCGGGACCGATGCGCAGCGCACCGCCGCGCGGCGCAAGGTTGCCGGCAGGTGGCTGGACGTGTCCTGGACGCAGTTGGCCAGGGAGAGCGAAGAAACCGCCTGGGGTCTGATCTCGCTCGGCGTGAGGAAGGGAGAGATGGTTTCCATCCTCGCGGGCACGCGCGTCGAGTGGACGGTCGCCGACCTGGGAACCGCGCTCTCCGGCGCGATCGCCGTCCCCATCTACCAGTCGAACACCCCGGAGGAGTGCCAGTTCATCCTCGAGAACGCGGGGGTGGTGGTGGTCTTCGTCGAGGATCAGAAGCAGCTGGCGAAAGTGCGGCAGCAGCGCAGCCGGCTTCCCAAGATCCATCACGTGGTCGTCATCGAGGGCCACGGCGAGGGCGACTGGGCGCTTTCCCTCGAGCAGCTCCAGGCGCGCGGGCGCGAGCACAAGGCGCGCGTTCCCGGCGAGCTCGATCAGCGCCTGCAGTCGCAGCACCGCGACGACCTCGCGACCATCCTCTACACCTCGGGGACGACCGGCGTTCCCAAGGGCGTGATGATCACCAACGACAACATGCTCTTCGCCGCCGAGGTGGTGGTGGGCACCGGACTGCTCACCCGCGAGGACAGCCATCTGCTCTTCCTTCCCTTCGCGCACTCCTTCGCGCAGATCATCAAGGCAGCGTGGCTGGGTAGCGGCCTGACGATGATCTACGCGGAGTCGGTGGACAAGCTGGTGGACAACGCCTCCGAGACGTCGCCGACCATCCTCTCAGCCGTGCCGCGCGTGTACGAGAAAGCGTTCAACTCGGTGGTTGCCGGCGGGATGGCGAATCCAGGCCTGCAGGGCGCGCTGTTCCGCATGGCGATGCGCGAGTTCGAGCAGTACGCCAAGGCCAAGGCGAAGGGAGAGCCGTACAACTCGCTCGCCTTCACGCTGGCGAAGAAGCTGGTGTTCCCCAAGGTGAAGGACAAACTCTCGAAGCGGTTCGGCGGGCGGATCACCAAGTTCGTCTCCGGCGGCGCGCCTCTGGCGAAGAAGATCGCCTACTTCTTCGATCTGCTCGGGTTCCACATCCTCGAGGGCTACGGGCTCACCGAGACCATCGCCGTCACCAGCGTCAATCTGCCCGGCCAGAACAAGCTCGGCACTGTAGGGCGGCCGCTCCCCGCCGTGGAAGTGAAGATCGCCGAGGACGGAGAGATCCTCATGCGCGGACGCAACATCATGCGCGGCTACCTCGGCCTGCCGGAAGCGACCGCAGAGGTGATCGACAAGGAAGGCTTCTTCCGTACCGGCGACATCGGCGACATGGATTCCGACGGGTATCTCAAGATCACCGATCGCAAGAAGGACCTGATCAAGACCTCCGGCGGCAAATACATCGCCCCGCAGGCGCTGGAGGGCGCCCTGAAGACGGGAAGCGAGCTGATCAGCCAGGTGGTCGTGATCGGCGACCGGCGCAAGTACGTGTCCGTCCTCGTCACCGTGGCGGAGCCCGAGGCGAAGAAGCTCACCGGCGCTGCCAGTTACGCGGACGCGACGCGCAGCCCGCTGTTGCGGCAGAGGATCCAGGAGGCGATCGATCGGGTGAACGCGACGGTGCCCTCGTACGAGACCATCAAGCGGTTCACGATTCTCGATCGCGACTTCACGCAGGAGACCGGCGAGCTGACGCCGACCATGAAGGTGAAGCGGAAGGCGGCGACGCAGAAGTTCAAGAAGGAGATCGACGCCATGTACGACGGAGAGAGCGTCGACTGA